The Aureitalea marina genome includes a window with the following:
- a CDS encoding CvfB family protein: protein MLKIGEFQELKILRETDPGLYLANEEGDEVLLPHKYKPVKFETGDVLNAFVYLDNQQRPVATTLEPHVKLNDFGYLRCSQVNKFGAFMDWGIEKQLFVPYKEQARPMKEGSWYVVRLYLDSLTGRLVGSSKTRRFLQNDELTVDKFDQVEVLITHITEQGAHVIVNGQHQGLIYIADIFEDLHSGDRFQAYIKKIRPDKKLDVVLQSPGYRSIEPNAQYILEELTAAGGFLPLHDKSEPKEIKDTLGLSKKSFKKAIGSLYKDKKIKIIEGGIELC from the coding sequence ATGTTAAAGATCGGAGAGTTCCAGGAACTGAAAATACTGAGAGAAACAGATCCAGGCTTGTACCTGGCAAATGAAGAAGGAGACGAAGTACTCTTACCGCACAAGTACAAACCTGTGAAGTTTGAAACAGGCGATGTTCTCAATGCGTTTGTATACCTGGACAACCAACAGCGCCCTGTTGCAACTACCTTAGAACCACATGTGAAACTGAATGATTTTGGTTATTTGCGCTGTAGCCAGGTCAATAAGTTCGGAGCCTTTATGGATTGGGGGATAGAGAAGCAACTCTTCGTACCGTACAAGGAACAGGCCCGTCCCATGAAGGAAGGCAGTTGGTATGTGGTGCGTCTGTATCTGGATAGTCTGACCGGGAGACTGGTTGGTTCCAGTAAGACCAGGCGTTTCCTTCAAAACGATGAACTGACCGTAGATAAATTCGATCAGGTTGAGGTGCTGATCACCCATATCACTGAACAAGGGGCACACGTTATCGTGAACGGTCAACACCAGGGGCTGATATACATAGCCGATATTTTTGAAGACTTGCACAGCGGGGATCGGTTTCAGGCCTATATCAAGAAGATCCGCCCGGATAAGAAACTGGACGTGGTGCTGCAATCGCCCGGTTACAGGAGTATTGAACCCAATGCACAGTATATCTTGGAAGAATTAACTGCGGCAGGAGGTTTTTTACCGCTTCACGACAAATCCGAGCCAAAAGAGATCAAGGACACCCTTGGGTTGAGCAAAAAGAGCTTTAAAAAAGCTATCGGAAGTCTGTATAAGGACAAGAAGATCAAGATCATCGAGGGCGGTATAGAACTGTGCTAA
- a CDS encoding alpha-ketoacid dehydrogenase subunit alpha/beta, which produces MQSKPKTNGTLTFDDFRTAVLNDYKVAVTSRECSLLGRREVLTGKAKFGIFGDGKEVPQLAWARAFKKGDWRSGYYRDQTFMMALGLLSIEQFFAGLYAHTDLNADPMSAGRQMGGHFSTHSLDPKGNWKDLTRQENSSSDISPTAAQMPRLLGLAQASKVFRNQEDIDSRGFSVDGNEVAWGTIGNASTSEGHFWETINAAGVLQVPMVVSIWDDEYGISVHARHQTTKEDLSEILSGFQRTEEKAGYEMIQVRGWDYPELMDTFARAGELARTEHIPIIIHVTEVTQPQGHSTSGSHERYKSPERLEWEANHDCNVKMRQWILDSNIATEEELTELDQAIKKEVREGKKKAWNAFIAPQKVEQQEAVTLLKNLADSSPNRVFIDKIREELEQEKEPLRRDILSRTRKALRFVTTENSPEKRQLQDWINNYFELIQPKYSSELYSEAENRATSISEVLPSYDQDAEDVDGRLILRDNFDHLLNHYPELLVFGEDSGKIGDVNQGLEGLQDKYGELRVSDTGIREATIVGQGIGMAMRGLRPIAEIQYLDYILYGLQILSDDLATVRYRTMGTQKAPLIVRTRGHRLEGIWHSGSHMGAVLHLLRGMYILVPRDMTKAAGFYNTLLQTDEPALVVECLNGYRLKEKLPNNLGEFRTPIGVVETVREGSDITLVSYGSTLRIVMDAAKELQQLGIDAEVIDVQSLLPLDLPGDIVKSVAKTNRLLVVDEDVPGGASAYILQHILEKQNAYQHLDSAPQTLSAQPHRPAYGTDGDYFSKPSTEDVFEKVYAIMNEANPTDFPPLR; this is translated from the coding sequence ATGCAGAGCAAACCCAAAACAAATGGAACCCTGACCTTTGATGATTTCAGAACAGCTGTCCTGAATGATTACAAGGTAGCGGTGACCAGCCGGGAGTGTAGTCTGTTAGGGAGAAGAGAAGTTCTCACCGGCAAGGCCAAATTTGGGATCTTCGGGGACGGGAAAGAGGTCCCACAACTTGCCTGGGCGCGTGCCTTTAAGAAAGGAGATTGGAGAAGCGGATACTACAGGGATCAAACCTTTATGATGGCCTTGGGCCTACTCAGCATAGAGCAATTCTTTGCCGGCCTCTATGCCCACACAGATCTGAATGCGGATCCCATGAGTGCCGGAAGACAGATGGGTGGCCATTTCTCTACGCATAGCCTGGACCCAAAAGGGAACTGGAAAGATCTAACCCGCCAGGAGAATTCCAGCTCGGACATCTCTCCTACGGCTGCACAAATGCCTCGCTTGCTTGGGTTGGCTCAAGCTTCCAAGGTTTTCCGGAACCAAGAGGACATAGATAGTCGTGGATTTTCGGTAGATGGGAATGAAGTGGCCTGGGGTACTATTGGAAACGCCAGTACCAGTGAAGGGCATTTTTGGGAAACCATCAATGCTGCAGGTGTATTACAGGTTCCTATGGTTGTAAGCATTTGGGACGATGAATACGGAATCTCCGTTCATGCCAGGCATCAAACCACCAAAGAAGATCTATCTGAGATTCTGTCCGGGTTTCAACGGACAGAGGAAAAGGCTGGTTATGAAATGATACAGGTCAGAGGCTGGGACTATCCTGAACTGATGGACACCTTTGCCAGAGCCGGAGAACTGGCCAGGACAGAACACATTCCAATTATCATCCATGTGACCGAGGTAACTCAACCTCAGGGCCATTCTACCAGCGGTTCCCATGAGCGCTACAAGAGCCCGGAAAGATTGGAATGGGAAGCTAATCACGATTGTAATGTGAAGATGCGCCAGTGGATACTGGATAGCAATATTGCCACAGAAGAGGAATTGACCGAACTGGATCAGGCAATAAAGAAAGAGGTCCGTGAAGGCAAGAAAAAGGCCTGGAACGCCTTTATCGCTCCCCAAAAGGTAGAGCAGCAAGAAGCTGTTACCCTATTGAAGAACTTGGCAGACAGCAGTCCTAACCGTGTGTTCATCGATAAGATCAGGGAGGAACTGGAACAAGAAAAAGAACCACTCAGAAGAGATATTCTTTCTCGAACCCGAAAAGCGCTGCGTTTCGTCACTACCGAGAACAGTCCGGAAAAACGTCAGCTCCAAGACTGGATCAACAACTATTTCGAATTGATCCAACCAAAATACAGCTCCGAATTGTATTCTGAAGCCGAGAACCGGGCAACTTCCATCTCTGAAGTACTTCCTTCCTACGATCAGGATGCCGAAGATGTGGATGGTCGTTTGATCCTTAGAGATAACTTTGACCACCTCTTAAACCATTACCCTGAGTTACTGGTCTTCGGTGAGGATAGCGGAAAGATCGGTGATGTTAATCAAGGACTGGAAGGACTGCAGGATAAATACGGTGAACTGCGCGTAAGCGATACCGGGATCCGCGAAGCTACCATCGTAGGCCAGGGTATAGGAATGGCCATGCGAGGCTTGAGGCCAATTGCCGAAATCCAGTACCTGGATTACATCCTCTATGGGCTTCAGATCCTTAGTGATGATCTGGCCACAGTTCGATACAGGACCATGGGGACCCAAAAGGCTCCATTGATCGTCAGGACAAGAGGACATAGACTGGAGGGTATCTGGCATAGCGGGTCACATATGGGAGCCGTATTGCACCTGCTGCGCGGCATGTATATCCTGGTTCCACGGGATATGACGAAGGCAGCCGGTTTCTATAACACCCTTTTACAGACAGACGAACCGGCCCTGGTAGTCGAATGTCTGAATGGTTACAGACTAAAAGAGAAACTCCCCAACAACCTGGGCGAATTCCGAACCCCAATAGGTGTTGTGGAAACAGTTCGTGAAGGATCTGATATAACATTAGTTTCCTATGGTAGCACTTTGCGGATTGTAATGGATGCGGCCAAAGAGTTGCAGCAATTGGGAATTGATGCCGAGGTGATCGATGTCCAGAGTTTGCTGCCACTCGACCTTCCCGGAGACATTGTAAAAAGTGTGGCCAAAACCAACAGGTTGCTCGTAGTAGATGAAGATGTCCCTGGAGGAGCATCGGCCTATATCTTGCAGCACATCTTAGAGAAGCAGAACGCCTACCAACATCTGGACAGTGCTCCTCAGACCTTATCAGCTCAGCCGCACAGACCTGCCTATGGCACGGATGGCGACTACTTTTCCAAGCCTTCTACTGAAGATGTCTTCGAAAAGGTATACGCCATTATGAACGAGGCCAACCCAACTGATTTCCCTCCCTTGAGGTAA
- the menD gene encoding 2-succinyl-5-enolpyruvyl-6-hydroxy-3-cyclohexene-1-carboxylic-acid synthase: MNFSAKPLSQTITQLCLIKGIDHVVISPGSRSAPLTIGFTQNPGFNCFAVVDERCAAFTALGMAQQLERPVALVCTSGSALLNYYPAIAEAFYSDIPLVVLSADRPPELIDRGDGQTIRQENVFANHILYSAQCQEGEEHQLQNETLINVALNTAVELNGPVHLNLPFSEPLYGVTADMSVRPQHVPVRLPERVEIPMDWVVDQWMQAEKKMVLSGVLPPAALNKGTLDRLLLDPSVLLLSETTSNIPHSASITAIDQLIAPLSESEFSELRPDLLITIGGMVVSKKIKAFLRKHQPKVHIHVDPKKAYDTFFALDRHIKVTPQQFFDAISSEHLARQSSYKDQWIKVKNHRLQLHDKYMREIPFSDFLVHQRIYSTINTSYSLQLANSTAIRYSQLFDLSHVSSVYCNRGTSGIDGSNSTAIGMAMVSESPVLLVTGDLSFFYDSNAFWNDHIPASFRVILLNNSGGGIFRILPNAKETDKFEQFFETKHPLNAGSICQMHGLDYQLVSDSGSLEKALDGFYEDTGRARILEVDTSACPNDEILLNYFEFIR; encoded by the coding sequence ATGAATTTTTCCGCTAAACCGCTTTCCCAAACTATCACTCAGCTTTGCCTGATCAAAGGGATCGATCACGTGGTGATCTCCCCGGGTTCCAGGAGTGCTCCCCTGACCATCGGGTTTACTCAAAATCCAGGTTTCAATTGTTTTGCTGTAGTCGATGAACGCTGCGCTGCATTTACGGCCCTGGGGATGGCTCAGCAATTGGAAAGACCGGTTGCCTTAGTCTGTACTTCGGGTTCTGCACTATTGAATTATTATCCAGCCATAGCCGAGGCTTTTTACAGTGATATACCGCTGGTGGTGCTTTCTGCGGATCGTCCACCAGAACTGATCGATAGAGGGGATGGGCAGACCATTCGGCAGGAAAATGTCTTTGCCAATCACATCCTTTACAGCGCACAATGCCAGGAGGGAGAAGAACATCAGTTGCAAAATGAGACCCTGATCAATGTGGCCTTGAATACAGCTGTGGAATTAAACGGACCTGTCCATCTGAACTTGCCTTTCTCTGAGCCGCTTTACGGGGTTACGGCCGATATGTCCGTCAGACCCCAACACGTTCCGGTTCGTCTTCCCGAAAGAGTTGAGATCCCAATGGATTGGGTTGTTGATCAGTGGATGCAGGCGGAAAAGAAGATGGTTCTTTCAGGTGTATTACCGCCGGCTGCCTTGAATAAGGGAACCTTGGACAGGTTGCTGTTGGACCCATCCGTACTTCTATTGTCAGAGACTACATCCAATATTCCACATTCTGCGTCCATTACTGCCATCGATCAACTGATCGCTCCTTTATCTGAGTCTGAGTTTTCTGAGCTTCGCCCTGATCTGCTGATCACCATAGGCGGAATGGTGGTCTCCAAAAAGATCAAGGCATTTCTAAGGAAACACCAGCCAAAAGTGCATATCCACGTTGACCCTAAAAAGGCTTACGATACCTTCTTTGCATTAGATCGTCATATAAAAGTTACTCCTCAGCAGTTCTTCGATGCGATCTCAAGTGAGCATTTAGCTAGACAAAGTAGCTATAAAGACCAGTGGATAAAGGTCAAGAATCATCGGTTGCAGCTTCATGATAAATACATGAGAGAAATACCGTTTTCTGATTTCCTTGTGCATCAGAGAATATATTCAACTATTAATACAAGTTATTCCCTTCAACTAGCTAATAGTACGGCAATTAGATATTCTCAATTATTCGATTTATCCCATGTTTCCAGCGTCTATTGTAATCGAGGTACCAGTGGGATCGATGGCAGCAATAGCACCGCCATTGGAATGGCGATGGTGAGTGAATCTCCTGTCTTGTTGGTCACTGGGGACCTTAGCTTCTTTTATGATAGCAATGCCTTTTGGAACGACCATATTCCTGCCAGTTTCAGGGTGATCTTATTGAATAATTCCGGTGGTGGTATTTTCAGGATTCTCCCCAATGCCAAGGAGACTGATAAATTTGAACAATTTTTTGAGACCAAGCACCCGCTAAACGCCGGTTCCATTTGCCAGATGCACGGCCTGGACTATCAATTGGTCAGTGATAGTGGTTCATTAGAGAAGGCTCTGGATGGGTTCTATGAAGATACAGGCAGGGCGAGAATTCTGGAGGTAGATACTTCCGCATGCCCCAATGATGAGATCCTGCTTAATTACTTTGAGTTTATCCGCTAA
- the asnB gene encoding asparagine synthase B, translated as MCGIVCAFDLKQSPESLRPQLLAMSKTIRHRGPDWSGIYTNDHAILAHERLAIVDPTSGKQPLFSEDQSLVLAANGEIYNHLELRAPYEGKYQFQTQSDCEVILALYKDKGAEFLDELNGIFGFALYDAKEDAYLIARDHMGIIPLYMGWDKNGTFYVASELKALEGYCSKIELFPPGHYLYSKDGELKKWYSRDWMDFEHVKDNESSIEELREALDAAVHRQLMSDVPYGVLLSGGLDSSITSALAKKYADKRVESGDQEGAWWPRLHSFAIGLEGSPDLAAAQKVADHLDTVHHEIKFSIQEGIDAIRDVIYHLETYDITTIRASTPMYLMARAIKAMGIKMVLSGEGSDEIFGGYLYFHKAPDAEEFHKETVRKLDKLHQYDCLRANKSLAAWGIEGRVPFLDKEFMDVAMRLNPEDKMINGERMEKWILRKAFEDMLPESVAWRQKEQFSDGVGYSWIDTLKEMVDQEVTDEQMANAHFRFPIQTPTSKEEFYYRSIFEEHFPSDTAALSVPSVPSVACSSPVALAWDASFQNMNDPSGRAVANVHEEAYEK; from the coding sequence ATGTGTGGAATCGTTTGCGCCTTCGACCTGAAACAATCTCCAGAGAGCCTAAGACCTCAGCTCCTGGCCATGTCTAAAACCATCCGTCACCGCGGTCCGGATTGGAGCGGTATATATACTAATGATCACGCCATACTTGCCCATGAGCGGCTGGCTATTGTTGATCCAACCTCCGGGAAACAACCCCTGTTCTCTGAAGACCAATCCCTGGTTCTGGCTGCCAATGGAGAGATCTACAACCATTTGGAGCTGAGAGCTCCTTATGAAGGAAAATATCAATTTCAGACCCAGTCGGATTGTGAGGTGATCCTTGCCCTCTACAAGGACAAAGGAGCGGAATTCCTGGACGAACTGAACGGCATATTCGGTTTTGCCTTATACGATGCCAAAGAGGATGCTTACCTCATCGCCAGGGACCATATGGGTATCATCCCCCTCTATATGGGATGGGACAAGAATGGGACATTCTATGTCGCTTCAGAACTAAAGGCCTTAGAAGGCTACTGCAGTAAGATCGAACTCTTTCCTCCTGGTCATTATCTCTACAGCAAGGATGGAGAGCTTAAAAAATGGTACAGTCGGGATTGGATGGACTTTGAACATGTGAAAGACAATGAGAGTTCAATTGAAGAATTGAGAGAGGCCCTGGATGCTGCCGTACACCGCCAATTGATGAGTGATGTGCCTTATGGTGTGTTGCTTTCCGGTGGATTAGATTCTTCCATCACTTCTGCCCTGGCCAAAAAGTACGCAGATAAGCGGGTAGAATCTGGTGACCAGGAAGGAGCCTGGTGGCCTAGGTTGCACTCCTTTGCCATTGGTCTAGAAGGTTCACCTGACCTGGCTGCAGCTCAAAAGGTAGCGGATCATCTGGATACAGTGCATCACGAGATCAAATTCAGCATTCAGGAAGGTATAGACGCCATCCGAGATGTGATCTACCACTTGGAGACCTATGATATTACAACAATAAGGGCCTCTACTCCCATGTACCTCATGGCTCGGGCCATCAAGGCCATGGGTATCAAAATGGTGCTCAGTGGAGAGGGAAGTGACGAGATTTTCGGTGGTTATCTATACTTCCACAAGGCACCGGATGCCGAAGAATTCCATAAGGAGACAGTCAGGAAACTAGATAAGCTGCACCAATACGACTGCCTGAGGGCGAACAAATCTTTGGCGGCCTGGGGAATTGAAGGACGTGTGCCATTCCTGGACAAGGAGTTCATGGATGTGGCCATGCGACTGAACCCCGAGGATAAAATGATCAACGGGGAACGTATGGAGAAGTGGATACTGCGTAAGGCCTTCGAAGATATGTTACCCGAAAGCGTGGCCTGGAGGCAGAAAGAACAGTTCAGCGATGGTGTAGGCTACAGTTGGATAGACACGCTAAAGGAAATGGTAGACCAGGAGGTAACGGATGAACAAATGGCCAATGCCCACTTCCGCTTTCCTATTCAAACACCAACATCCAAAGAGGAATTCTATTATCGAAGCATATTCGAAGAGCATTTCCCAAGTGATACTGCAGCGCTAAGCGTGCCATCGGTTCCTTCAGTAGCTTGTAGTAGTCCGGTTGCCCTGGCTTGGGATGCCAGTTTCCAAAACATGAACGACCCCAGCGGACGGGCTGTTGCTAATGTACATGAAGAAGCTTACGAGAAATAG
- a CDS encoding doxx family protein, with translation MKAFKSVLALNLLSLTIGLVYFFFGVLKFFPSLSPAEDLAIRTIDMLSLGLIPDRVSIVLLAALETGIGLMLILGWKPKIAIYLALGHMVCTFTPLFFFPDLAFTQPTYFPSLLGQYIGKNIIIVAALISLLRQERESQLVFDEE, from the coding sequence GTGAAAGCTTTCAAATCCGTTCTTGCCTTGAACTTACTCAGCCTGACTATAGGCCTAGTCTATTTCTTTTTTGGTGTTCTTAAGTTCTTTCCCAGTCTGAGTCCCGCCGAGGATCTGGCCATACGGACCATCGATATGCTTAGCCTGGGATTGATCCCGGACAGGGTATCTATTGTGCTCCTTGCCGCCTTAGAAACCGGCATCGGTCTAATGTTGATCCTGGGATGGAAACCTAAAATTGCCATTTATCTGGCCCTGGGCCATATGGTCTGTACATTTACTCCTTTGTTCTTCTTCCCAGACCTGGCATTCACTCAGCCCACCTACTTTCCTTCCTTGTTAGGGCAGTACATCGGTAAGAATATCATCATCGTTGCAGCCCTGATCTCACTCCTGCGTCAAGAACGAGAGAGCCAATTGGTCTTTGACGAAGAATAA
- a CDS encoding aminopeptidase C: MKVQLFLAALWLFSSSFAQQAYQFNTLIDLETTPVISQGRTGTCWSFSSTSFLESEIIRISGKQIDLSEMYTVRNTYPKKAENYIMRQGKAQFSEGGLAHDVMNSVREFGLVPQSVYSGIPGTQKGHNHAEMIAVLSSMLETYVNNPGRELSSKWRDAVQAMLDIYLGENVEEFNYDGKRYTPSSFSEMTGIDPDDYITLTSFAHAPYNESFILNIPDNWSNGSMYNLPLDEMMQIVDHALENGFTVELDCDVSERSFSSKDGVAIVPASSENTIKALQGIYPERQIDQVFRQSEFENYNTTDDHLMHITGLLEDQNGTRYYKVKNSWGTDESRNANGGYVYFSTSYMRLKAISIMVHKDALPEAIARKLNL; the protein is encoded by the coding sequence ATGAAAGTACAGTTGTTTTTGGCCGCTTTGTGGCTCTTTTCTTCCAGTTTTGCCCAACAGGCCTATCAATTCAACACACTGATCGACCTGGAGACCACCCCAGTGATCAGCCAGGGTAGAACGGGAACCTGCTGGAGTTTTTCCAGTACCTCCTTCCTGGAGTCCGAGATCATTCGTATTTCAGGTAAACAGATCGACCTTTCAGAAATGTATACCGTTAGAAATACCTATCCCAAAAAGGCAGAGAATTATATTATGCGGCAGGGAAAGGCCCAATTTAGTGAAGGTGGCCTGGCTCACGATGTGATGAATTCGGTTAGGGAATTCGGTTTGGTACCTCAATCGGTCTATTCGGGAATTCCAGGAACACAGAAAGGCCATAATCACGCTGAAATGATCGCAGTGCTAAGCAGCATGCTGGAAACCTATGTAAATAATCCCGGACGAGAACTCAGCAGTAAGTGGCGGGATGCGGTCCAAGCCATGCTGGATATTTACCTGGGAGAAAATGTCGAGGAATTCAATTATGATGGGAAGCGGTATACTCCGTCCAGCTTCTCTGAGATGACGGGTATCGATCCTGATGACTATATCACCCTGACCTCCTTTGCTCATGCTCCCTACAACGAGTCCTTTATCCTGAATATTCCGGACAACTGGAGCAACGGCAGTATGTATAACCTGCCCCTGGATGAGATGATGCAGATCGTAGATCACGCCCTGGAGAACGGTTTTACCGTAGAACTGGACTGCGACGTAAGTGAGCGCAGCTTTTCTTCCAAGGACGGTGTAGCTATAGTGCCTGCCTCCTCTGAGAATACCATTAAAGCCTTGCAGGGTATCTATCCTGAGCGGCAGATCGACCAGGTCTTCAGGCAGTCCGAGTTTGAAAATTACAACACCACGGACGACCACCTGATGCACATCACCGGCCTGTTGGAAGATCAGAACGGAACCCGCTATTACAAGGTCAAGAACAGTTGGGGGACCGACGAATCTCGCAACGCTAATGGTGGTTATGTTTACTTCAGCACGTCCTATATGCGGCTTAAGGCTATCAGTATTATGGTGCATAAGGATGCCCTCCCGGAAGCCATTGCCAGGAAGTTAAACTTGTGA
- a CDS encoding alpha/beta hydrolase-fold protein yields MTLDKAVAEGPIDGRLLLMFSNDDSAEPRFQINPGPNGQIIFGKNVEDWKPGTSVDFTAEDLGFPFEQLQDIPKGTYQAQALLHVYETFDLSTGHSVKLPMDNGEGQQWNRSPGNIYNLPVEVNIGEGTEVSLKIDQVIPPIEEPEDTQWVKHIKMRSEMLSEFYGRDMYLGAHVLLPKGFDEHPEANYPLMIFHGHFPSDFGNWRTTPPDENLEPEYSARFGVEGYNIIQQEEAYDFYRRWNAEDFPRFLIIKIQHPTPYYDDSYAVNSASQGPYGDAITYELIPHIEEQFRGIGQGWARFLYGGSTGGWEALAVQVKYPTEYNGCFAACPDPIDFRAYCLTNIYEDENAYYYPTTYKKLEVPGHRDYLGNVNTSVKDYNHLELVLGDRSRSGQQWDIWEATYSPQGEDGYPVRLWDKYTGEIDHEVADYWKENYDLRHILERDWEKLGPELQGKIHIYCGDMDNYYLNNAVYLMEDFLESTTNPYYDGEVTYGDRAEHCWNGDPDQPNHISRLRYNSMYVSKIMARIAESAPAGADLSSWLYK; encoded by the coding sequence GTGACCCTGGATAAGGCAGTTGCAGAAGGTCCCATCGATGGCCGCTTGCTCCTCATGTTCTCCAATGACGATTCTGCCGAACCTCGATTTCAGATCAATCCAGGGCCTAATGGTCAGATCATATTTGGAAAGAATGTAGAGGATTGGAAGCCCGGTACATCCGTCGATTTTACAGCCGAAGACCTAGGGTTTCCGTTTGAACAGTTACAGGACATTCCCAAGGGAACCTATCAGGCTCAAGCGCTGCTGCATGTTTATGAGACCTTTGATCTTTCTACAGGCCATTCGGTCAAGTTGCCTATGGACAACGGGGAAGGGCAGCAGTGGAACAGATCTCCCGGTAATATCTACAATCTGCCGGTGGAGGTCAACATTGGAGAAGGAACAGAGGTCAGCTTGAAAATCGACCAGGTTATTCCACCGATCGAAGAACCGGAAGACACTCAATGGGTCAAACACATTAAGATGAGGTCGGAAATGCTCTCTGAGTTCTACGGCCGGGATATGTACCTGGGGGCCCATGTACTCCTGCCGAAAGGTTTTGATGAGCATCCTGAGGCCAACTATCCCCTCATGATCTTTCACGGTCATTTTCCAAGCGATTTTGGGAACTGGAGGACAACTCCACCGGATGAGAACCTGGAGCCGGAATATTCAGCTCGGTTCGGGGTAGAAGGGTATAATATCATTCAGCAAGAGGAAGCCTATGATTTTTACCGACGTTGGAATGCCGAGGACTTCCCGCGCTTTTTAATCATTAAGATCCAGCATCCCACGCCCTACTACGACGATAGCTATGCCGTCAATTCGGCATCACAGGGTCCTTATGGGGACGCCATAACTTACGAGTTGATCCCTCATATCGAAGAGCAGTTCCGAGGAATAGGACAGGGCTGGGCCCGTTTTCTTTACGGGGGTTCAACAGGAGGTTGGGAAGCGCTTGCTGTACAGGTGAAATATCCTACCGAATACAACGGCTGTTTTGCGGCTTGTCCTGACCCTATTGATTTTAGGGCCTATTGTCTGACCAACATCTATGAGGACGAAAATGCCTACTACTATCCAACTACCTATAAAAAACTAGAAGTCCCCGGGCATAGGGACTATTTGGGAAATGTGAATACTTCCGTCAAGGATTATAACCATCTGGAGTTAGTTTTGGGAGATCGCTCCAGATCTGGTCAACAGTGGGATATCTGGGAAGCGACCTATTCGCCCCAAGGAGAAGATGGTTATCCGGTTCGGCTCTGGGATAAGTACACTGGAGAGATTGACCATGAGGTTGCCGACTATTGGAAAGAGAACTATGACCTAAGACATATCCTGGAACGGGATTGGGAAAAATTGGGCCCCGAATTACAAGGCAAGATCCATATCTATTGTGGCGATATGGACAACTATTACCTGAACAATGCGGTCTATCTGATGGAGGACTTCCTGGAGAGTACGACCAATCCATACTACGATGGGGAGGTGACCTATGGGGACCGGGCAGAACACTGCTGGAATGGAGATCCGGATCAACCAAATCATATCTCTCGTTTGCGCTACAATTCCATGTATGTCTCCAAGATAATGGCTCGCATAGCCGAAAGTGCCCCTGCGGGTGCCGATCTGAGCAGCTGGTTGTATAAATAA
- a CDS encoding 1,4-dihydroxy-2-naphthoyl-CoA synthase: MTTPDWITAKEYTDITYKKCNGVARIAFNRPEVRNAFRPHTTSELLDAFHDAQEDLSIGVVLLSAEGPSPKDGVYSFCSGGDQQARGHQGYVGQDGYHRLNILDVQRLIRFMPKVVIAVVPGWAVGGGHSLHVVCDMTLASKEHAIFKQTDADVTSFDGGYGSAYLAKMVGQKKAREIFFLGRNYSAKEAYEMGMVNEVVPHEQLENTAYQWAQEILAKSPTSIKMLKFAMNLTDDGMVGQQVFAGEATRLAYMTDEAKEGRDAFLEKRAPNFDKKWLP; encoded by the coding sequence ATGACGACACCGGATTGGATCACCGCCAAAGAGTATACCGATATCACCTACAAGAAGTGTAATGGGGTGGCCCGTATTGCTTTTAACCGTCCAGAGGTTAGGAACGCTTTTCGGCCTCATACCACAAGTGAATTGCTGGATGCCTTTCACGATGCCCAGGAAGATCTATCCATTGGGGTAGTTTTGCTTTCAGCAGAGGGTCCGTCCCCCAAGGATGGAGTCTATAGTTTTTGCAGCGGGGGTGACCAACAGGCCAGGGGACATCAGGGCTATGTAGGCCAGGACGGCTACCACAGGCTAAATATCCTCGATGTTCAACGTTTGATCCGCTTTATGCCGAAAGTTGTAATAGCTGTGGTTCCCGGCTGGGCAGTCGGCGGTGGGCACAGCCTGCATGTGGTCTGTGATATGACCCTGGCCAGTAAAGAACACGCCATCTTCAAACAGACCGATGCCGATGTGACCAGTTTTGACGGAGGATACGGTAGCGCTTATTTAGCCAAGATGGTGGGGCAGAAGAAGGCCAGGGAGATCTTCTTTCTAGGGCGCAATTACTCGGCTAAGGAGGCCTATGAAATGGGTATGGTCAATGAGGTGGTCCCACATGAACAGTTAGAGAACACAGCCTATCAGTGGGCCCAGGAGATCCTGGCCAAGTCTCCAACTTCCATAAAGATGCTCAAGTTTGCCATGAACCTGACCGACGATGGCATGGTTGGCCAGCAAGTCTTTGCAGGAGAGGCCACCCGTTTGGCCTATATGACGGACGAGGCCAAGGAAGGAAGGGATGCTTTTTTAGAGAAAAGAGCACCTAACTTTGACAAAAAGTGGCTGCCTTAG